The Anopheles gambiae chromosome 2, idAnoGambNW_F1_1, whole genome shotgun sequence genomic sequence GACACATTTCAATACtgctcaccatcatcaccaccgctgccgctgctgctgctgctgcttaaaACCTCAGGTCGATTGGGCAAAAATTGTCAGATGCAGCGGGCTCTTCTGCTCAATCTGCTGGCGGGCGTTTTCTTACACCATGCTCCCACAAACGGAGAGGATAAGAAGGACGGCCGATTGCGTCGGTTCGCGTTTGCCGCTTCTCGGAAGTAATCCGAAGCTCAACACGCGAACACCACCTACCACTGCTGGTGCTTTTGTTCCCACTTCGTTTCCGTTCCATTCGCAGCAAACACTTGTTTATATGTTGCTTTGTACATATCTGTCAACTaacttgcttttttttgttgttgcttgcctGGTTGCTTGAACTCACACCTACCGCTGGGCGGCAAGCCTTAGGCAAGGGGGGCAGGAAAAACCACAGCCCAGGGAAAGCTGCGAAGCTACAAACACGTCAACCGGTCCGTCCCAGCGGAACCAACAGCCGTCGCAGCCATTCCtggtatgagtgtgtgtgtgtgttttgtattttgccTTATTGTACGGAATACAAGCTGGAAAGGAGTCGCCATGCGGAAGGCATTCGGAAATGGGAGGAAAGAAGACTGGTATTGCTCTGTGTTGTCACCACAACAGGTTACAAATGTGTGTCGTGGGCCGATGAAATTCCCCAACCGGAGGATGGAGCTGCGGCTTGCGGTGTATTGGAAATGGGTTAAAAAAAGTTTAAGTGAAAAGTAGATTTAGGATGGTTGAGGAGTGTGTAGGCAGGCGAAGGTAGGTTTGATTTGGGATGCACCAGAGAGGGGGGGGGCAGCAGTATGTGTATTAGGTAAGAGCCGCTTTTAATTCACTTCCCCATTAAAACAACATACTTTTACCAACCGATAAAGTATTCATCAAAATCTGGTCTCATGGTTCGGCTCATTAAAAATTGATTCTTTCCCTGTGTTTCCGCCGCTTCTTTTGGCAGTTTCTTTTTCGTTCGTCTTCCGGCGCGCGGTTTAAATTCGTTTACACCCACCGCACCGTACACTTACCTCGACAGAGGCGAAGTTGACGAGAGGCTCTGCTGCTGGGGTAGTGTTGCCGTTGCTGCGTGACTTCGAAGCTGTGTGTAATCGGATATTGCTCTCGTTACGGGTTCCCTTACAATTAGCAGCAGCTTGATGGACGCATTCATCGCTCGGACCCGCTCCGGAACCTGTTGGGGTGGGCGAGGGGAGGGAAAGGGAAGAGCAACAGATAATTAAGCACACGAGCGATCGTTAGCGGCACTGCCGCGGTGTGGTGACGGCGATGAAGAAAATTACGCTGAAATGTTGGAAACCACTGCTGCGAGAGGCTGGATGATGTGCTGTGCTTTGCTGAACTGTTCAGCTCGTTTAAAGTagacattttgtttctttgcatTATTAAATTCTTGAAGATGAAACATAATTCAACAATTAAATATTATAGATTCGTTCGAGAGACAATATccaaaacgcctaaatgtaggcaatttCTAAGCAATAATTAAGAGacaacattttttaaaaaacgAGTTAATActtaaatcaatttaattgtTATATAACCAACATATGAATAAAAGAGTCAATCGAAATTTCATTCTTAAAACCTATAAGATTAGTCAGTAGGCTTAAAAGCGCCTAAAAGTAGGCTATTTGTGAGCTTAAAGTACAAACACAATTTTTTAATGCATAAATAACGATTTTTTGGCAGGTTGAAGAATTTTTCGATGGAAATGAATAAAGTTTGAAATACATATCAATCATATTCGCTTTAAACttacaattttaaaaattacgttttaaaaatttaaactgACATCAAACGAAATCCAATTACTCCCAAATGATGGTTACTGAACTTGTGCATTGAACCATTTGAACCATCACAAAGAAAGCATACTGACAAAGCAGGTTCATTATCATCGACGTTCGTACTTTCATCCCCTTCTTTCAGCGACTTTAATTAAGCAGAaccaaaacaacgaaaacccCGTTGTGCATCGTCTGCCAAACACTGGCTGACGTAGAAGTTGAACCCCCGTCGCCGTCATCCTGAGCAAGCAGATCACATCCACTCCGAAACCATCAAAGCTAAAACGCTTTCACGAGCGCTTACCCGAGCGCTGTCCATCACAGTGAACTTTCCCAGTGCTCCGTTTTCTCAGCCAACGCTCGCGCTGCCAGCGAAGCGATCGATCGCTTCAGTTCACCGGCAACGACCTAGGTCAAACGAATGTCCTTTGGCAAAGGGTCCCGTCGCAATCCTGCACACGTCGAAACCACGTTGGACAGGGTCAGGTGTGCAGTTCGCTttcgtgtggttgtgtgtgtgtgtgtgattgtaatCTTGCCTTCTCACGCTAAACCTTGTCACTTGAAATTGATTCATTTACTGCTACAGTCGCGGGCAGCCATTATTTAGCGTGCGGGCAGCATGGTTTTGAGGGCACGGTGCGCTTTTCGATGTCATCCCTCGGGTTGGCCTTGCCCGAGAGAACCACCCCACTGCACTCCACTCCACGCTTGCAGATCGGGGGGTTTGACTTTGTGGTGGATGAAAATTTCACTTTTGCAATACCATTTCGTTACATCGCttctgtggctgtgtgttttgtgtgtgtttgtgtgccactGCTGGTGGTTTGcacttgctccacaccttcGAATGCCTCCCGATGCAGTTCGACAATCTTGTGCCAGTTCcccgaaggggggggggggggggggcaggacgagaaagagcaaaagaaaaagttaAGAACAAAGTAGCAGTTCGCTCCGATCCGACGCAAACAAGGTTAccgtggggttttttttaacaaagttGTTGCTTTTTCGAGGGCAAGTATTCTGCTCTCTGAGTGTGaatctgtgtgtgtttctatctATCGTTCGTTAGTTGTCATACTTTTCAGCTGACACAGTGTCCGGTCGCTCGAAGCGAAAGCGAACGCCCGCGAACACTCTCACGGCTCATTTAGGGGGCACACAGCTGCGAAATaatgttatttatgttgtttacTGCAAATTTGCGACAGCTCGTGATGTTCGTGTTTCTTTGCGCTTTTGGTTGCTTCATTCGTACCCATCCCGACGTGCAAGCAACACAAACTAGCGGCAAGTTTTACCCCGAGGTGAATCTgggtgaaataaattatttgtctcttttttttttggtttcggttTTTGGCTGCCAAAACCTGCTTTGTGCAGCACGGAGATGCGCGCGGAGCGCTAAAAATGAAAGAGCAGCTTACAACCGTTCAAACCAACAAATAAATATTAGCCGGATCGACCTTGCTCGGCCGCTTGCTCTAGCGTAGCGTAGGGCTTCACGCCGTGCCAAGGGACCGGCAAGGGAAGTGTTTGTTGCGCGCAATAAATATAAGTggataaatttattttaccaCCCAGCTCTTACATTGACAGTAGCAGCGCCCATACACACTAATCGGGTACTGTgtgcctttgtgtgtgtgtatgtgtgtttgaccTTTTCGTTATCTATTGCTGACGCTTTCGAATGTATTGCCGCGTGCTACGCTGGCAATGCAAGCGATAGGAGAGCGactttacttatttatttactatGAATTAATACATTGTAAGTGGAGCAGAATCTTCTCTAACACGACGCCTGAAGTTATGCAAtaaaaagtgataaaaacaTGCAGCGTGTCAGCTATTTATACAAATTTATGTAGTAATTTCaacatgaaagaaaaaaaaccttcaattCCATATCACACTTTTTGTCCATCATCTCAGCTGGTGTTAATCAACGCTTTTTCATGTTCTGCCCATGTTTCATCAGAGCTTTGCCCTTTAAAAGTATTTtcttgcatacatttaggcgttatCGCTGATGCTTTAGGGGTTTAGTTATGGTTTGAGCATTGAAACCAATTCCATCAAATAGTAACCCCAAATCCTCTATAAATTTCTTCTATCACCTTAGCTGATGTTAATCAACGCTCTTTTATATTTTGTCCATGTTTCATGAGAACTTTGCCCTCCATTACCGCCCAtcttgcatacatttaggcgttagCCCGGATCATGCTTTATAGCTGTAGCTATGGTTTGCGCATTAAAACCAATTCCAACCAAAACTTACCCCTAAAAACTTCTATTAGCGCGTTCCGTAGCGACAGAATAAATACCGTCTAATTATTTGCCATCGTTACAACTTTATCATCCTTTTGCTCCAAAATGGTGCACCTCGTTATCGATTCATCGCCTCACTGATGTGTCACTATCTGCCACTAGGGTTGCACTGGCACTATCtctacaaaaacaaacacacgcacagcgaAGCACCTAACGCTACCGATCACCGTGGTGGCGgtggatgaaaatggaaatgcaAACAGATGCTTCATTAAATTCATGACAGTTTGCGTTCGTCTGATGAGCATCACACGATGGTGCCGGTATGCCGGAGCACACGATGCCACGATGATATAATTATTCTTACGCCCTTCTCTCTCCCCCTATCTGCCATACATTCGTCGCCCTCAAAACGGTGGAGCTTTTTTGTCCCCAGTTGcattaaaattatgaaaatttacCACACCAACCAACACCACGACGCGCGCAcgagtgtgtttgcgtgtttggGGTGGCAAGGGGGTTAACCCAAagcacagatacacacacacacacacacatccagccGCAGCTCTCAGGGTCATGGAGACGGTGATGAcaggcacgcacgcacgcacacacttaccTCGGGTGTCACGAAATAGCTGGGGCTCTTCTCGATCGTTATCTGGCCACGGAAGGAGTGTGGCATCTTCTTCCGGTACCACTCGAGCCCCCTCAGGTAGTTTTCGTCGCGATCGAAAAAATGCACCTCGCCGGCGGCCTTCTGTATCCTTGGATGCAAGTACAGCATCTCGAGCAGGGCGCGTGTGCCACACTTTCTCACTCCGATTATTAAACACTGGGAAACGAAAGCcaagaagaaaggaaaaaaaggagagcAAGCAGTGAAGGATTCTTAGGCAAAGAAATGAATATAAATAAGCAGAGGAAGGAAGGCTCGAGCCGACTTACTTGTGGTAACCTACGGCTAGTTTTGGGAAAGTGTATTCGGTTCGGAAACACGACGGGTTGATTGATCACCGGTGGATTGGGTATGTGATTTGTTAGGATGGAAATTTTGTTCTCCGAAATTGCAGTTGCCGCCTGTGAAGAAGCGAACGCGAAGCGGGTCATTAATATGCATTGGATGAATATTTATTAATCGCCCACCCTCGTACCTGTATGCTGTACACCGCACTGTCGTACAGGATGTGAAACGTGAGAAAGAGCGACAGCAGCATCACCGAGAGAAAGAGCGCTGCCAGCTTAGGCCTCGATACGCCTACCACGAGGACGCAGTCGGAGTGTGAAGAATCTGGCCCGAAGGGCCTCATAGCCGCTTTGGGTAACCATCTAggaaagaaagggagagagagagagagaacataCAGTTAAATTAATATGACACAACtttttgaaaacatttccaCCGTCCCATTAGCATTGATATTGACATGCGAAGTTGGGGTTTGAGATTGAATGACTGTCCTCAGTACAACCCAAACTTATTTTAAACCATCCCTCACAACTTTCAGCACAAATAAAAAGGCAACAGCATTTCTCTGGTAGTCAATTACATTGTGAAACATAGCGAAACCATTGCCCAAACAGTCTTTGAGGGTGCTCGCGCTTATGCAAACAGTCACAGAGAGTAAGatgatggcagcagcagcagcagtattaAAAGCTTTCGGAGAAATTAAATTTCGAAAACTTCGATCGAAACGCAACGAAAGGATGCGATGGTGGTGTGCGTTGGTTTTATCACatcaattaaaaagaaaagcccCCGTTGGTACGAGAACAAATATTGGCGCTGGAGATTCTTGGTGCGCACTCGACGTGATTGATTTACTGGAAGAGTAAAAAGGACAAATAAAatctgttttaaaaatattaccaCAACACGAACATGGAGAATTGAGAAATTTAGGCTAAAAAGTAATAACTTTGTGTCGCTATTTAAAGGCTCCCAAGCATCAAAGTACATAAATAATTATGCATAAACCGAAAAAGATATACGCTCTGTCGTACTTCTTCCACGAATTTACAGCCAATTATCTGTACAAACAACTGCCCCAAAGTAAGTTGCTTCGAGGTCTGGCCGCATCCTTACACATCAACGGTGTTGatccctttctttccttccctaTTCCGAGAAAGTGACGAACGATTCGCTTATCTCGTTCGGCCTTATTACCAGTTTGCGCACGGAAAACGATTTGCCGCTCTGCGACAAGCACACGGCCGCGGTGAAACCCCTTTAGAGCaaacgcacaacaaaaaacaacagcaaaaaagacgCGAACTGGCCATGAAATTTATCTAGCCGAAACATTGTCTTTAATTGGCGGAGGCCTTTTTTGAACGcgccacaaccaccaccactgccaccaccaGTAACCACAAAACGGAGGTAAAGTTTGCAGTCGTGGGAGCCGTGGGTGCAACAATTCGTGACCGGAAGGACCGGCACCATAAAATCGCTTCACCCCGGCGCGCATTAGCGTTTATGAGCGATCTGACCCCGCGTGGTGCGGCCGAAatcaaaggggggggggggggggttggagggttggtgataaaataattatttcgaaaataaatttattcataAGCATAAACGCTCTCAGCCCGTTGCGCTGTTTGTTACGCTAGGGGACGTCTGGCACAAGATCCGCCGATCGTTTAGCGTTCTTCAGTGGGAGGCCAAATATAGTTCggaaacttttattttatgatCACGGTGCGTcgaagaaaacaaagaaaaacacggcTCTATCAGACAAGACTTCAAATGCCACGACCGGCGACGTCTATTAGAGCAAGCTCAAAGCGAATGGCACAGTGTTACACCATTAAAGTCACCTGGCTACGCTTTAAAAATAGGTTCCaataaaaaccacacaaacacacgcagcaaaaacaaaaaaaaaacaaagggcATCTGAAAAAAGAggcaaacaacaaagaaacatAGAAAAAACATTCCACCGATTCTGCCGCTTTCTTGGACAAATCAAAACTCGCAAATCATAACATGCAGTATCGATCAATTCGGAGAAGCGAAAAAGCCCCCTTAATTTGATTTACGAGAAACCAaatcgagcacacacacacgcacacatacacacatacggtCCTGGACGCTTTCGGTCTTTCACGACCGGACGGATTTTATGTTCGTCTGACTGTTTGTTGCCTTcgccgtgttttttttgtggtcaatttttgtttcacgCGGGCAGCAGAAGAATCCACCCAAATCGCAACCTGTTGAAAgtaacatgtgtgtgtgtgtgttttgagtgAGCACTAAACGACGTACCGATAGGGGAACATAAcgcaaggggggggggggggggggggttgaggAAGAAAAACCTTGTCAAATGTACACGGCTCTACGTAAAAGTCATATTTTCGGTGGAAGTTTGTAGCTTCCCTTTCCCCGTCGGATGtttgatgaaaatgtacgaTTCACCGGAGAGTGTGGAATGCATTCCGTTTCGTTCCGTTTGTTTTACAAGAGCACAGCCTTTGCTAGCGATATCGGCGGGTAGGTAGGTTTGCAGCAATGTCTGGGGAATTTCGAAGCTTTTCTCCCGTACCATACCGTTATCATATTGTCAATAAAATCACGATTAATATATTGCTTGTCGTGAGCTAAAAGGTCATTTGTTTCACATTCAAACTCCCCCACAATTGTCAAATTGTGGCTCACatgtgtgttgtgctgctgGGGGAATTGCAGCCCACCCCCAGATTCCAGCGAAACTCCAATTGATACCGTCCAGAGAAtcacttttcatcatttacGTCGACCGTGCCGCCGGGAACCTTAATCCTCGATAATGTGATAAGTATTAGCCATCCACTGTCAGGTCGATGCTAGCCGGAATTCAATTTCGGCATGCCACCAAGCCAGCCGTACCCACCATTTTTCAAGCAAATGCCATCATCAAAATCCCCGGAAAAGGACACACAGTTGGGCAGTGTGCTTCATTGCTGCATGACAATTCCCGAGAAATTTGGAAAGCACCTTTTGAAGATACGAAAgccatcaaacacacaaacacaaaagcacCCTCATTATCACTGTGtgcgggggggaggggggcggTTTGAGGTTCATTGTTTCCCTGGGTTCGAATTCcgaaaccctgcaaaatggtTTGGAGATCGAGATTGGGACGGGTTTCAGGCATCCTTTTTTCCATAACAAAAAGACCTCCAAAACGTTCCGGACACAATTCAAAGAAAGACAAACGTATCAAAATAATATCGATCAATAACTAATTCATTACGTATTTACGAAACCTAGgcttcagctgctgctgctgctgggcgagTGGTTTTTCTCCGGCCCGAAGCCAGTAGACGGCGGCATATATCGATGTGATGGAGGTTtgggggaaggtttttgctGGGATTTCGTTCGCACGAAATgccggaacacacacacacacacgcgcgtacaCAATGGAAATGGGGATTTTATGGAACTAATTCCAATTCGAACGACCCTCGAGACAGAAAGCAAGGAAGCGTATCGTAGCGCATGACGATCATctataatttaattatcaGCTCAGCGTTTGATTGAGGGCGAAAGTGGAGCCCTTGCACCTTACGTCTCCGGTGGCGTCATCCGTCCGCAGACGCACTTAATGAAGGTCAATCAAATGATACGGCTTCCAACGCCCCCGCATAAATGCGGCTGGTAGCGAACGAACCAATCATCCAGGTGGCAAGCCCGTATCGAAAATCTTGCCCAATGGAGCTTTTCTAGTACGCTGCAAAGCAGGGGCCATTTAACTGGCGAGCTGCTAGCGGTGTTACGGAGATCGTTACTATGTGCAAAGCAAGAGCAAAAAAGCCTTTGCACCCACACTCAATTTATGTGCTTCCGCTCTGGCCAGAGGTTCCAGGGTTACTTAATGGGCGTTTTACATCGCTCGTAAACTCGTTACGCCCGGAAGTCAGTTTACAGCCTCGGAAGAGAGATTGCTTGCGTTGCTTTTCACCGGGCGAGCGGTGAGACGCGCCAGGAGCCAGGAGAGATAGGCAAGGAGGGCAAAGAAAGTAGCTGCTAATATGGCTTAAATCGAACGGAAGTGGGTGTCCCTTTCCGTACCGGCTGCTTGCATCGGAAGGGTGCGTGAAGTGAGTGGTGGGGGAAGGGGACACCACAACGGCTGGAATGCCGTACCGTCACGACACACTGCAACAATCACATGTCGCTGATTATTACTACATTCATATGCAAATAGGCAAAGTTGTTCCCGAGGACTGAGGACACCGCTTGATAGACTTGGAGCTAACGTgaaagagaaagggagagagagagggagacagaggtaaccacaaacacacactccaaCATCGGGAATTCgggaaggaaaagaagggtAGGAATACGAAGAGGAGGAATATAATTACTATGGTCATTTAATGGCCTCACTACAGCAAAacattgttgctgttttgtagTACGCAATGTGCTACGAATTTAGCTCACCTTCTCTGGttccagcaaaaaaagggctGGAAGAAATTACTGGAATGACACAGGCGTAGGAAAGGCGTAGGGAAGACCAAGTGGGAGGAGAAAAAGGACTAATATCACACCACAAAAGCAAGGTTCATTGCAGTAGGTAAAGAGTTGTATCGTTGCGTCTGGCCACGGTTTCGTCCTCGGTCCTAGTTCCTAGGAAGTCACTTCAACAGGCTTCAGACGAGGAACTGCGTTTCTAAGGGCACGAAATCAATGCCAGCCCAAACCCTCCGGGACGATTAGGGAGTGATGGGGTAGGTTGTCCAGCAAAACCCCAAAGGTGGTGCATGAGTGCATGAATATAAACATGACAACTTCCGGATGCAAGTGCACCGTACACGCTTAGCGCCAGACCTCGCATTCTTCCTCCCAGCAGGCTCTACTTAATGCCAGCTGCTTCAAACTCGAGAAggttactgtgtgtgtgtggtttgaaaaccaaaatattcaaaccaaCCGTTCCACATcatagaaaaaacacaaacacacgcacgcacagagTAAGGGCAAACACTCTCCAGTGTAAAGAGGGTTGCGCTCCCCCGGATGCATTGGTGCATTGGACGGACGGTGTGTAAAGTAGGCTAAAGGTAAGCATTTAGTAGCTAGCTTATAAAAACGGCCCTATAGCATGGCCCACATGTTGCTGCACACCTTGAATAGATTTCCTTTTCGATATTCATTTCCTGCACGCTTGGTTTTTATAGTGTCAGGTAGGAGGTAGGTTCCCTCAAGCTTCGGGGTTAGCTTGAAGCATTAGCAACGCAACGTACGAAATTGTTGCTTGCAGTCAAGGTTTGGAAACTTTGTCGGAACTTGGGAGGGAACCATGCTGCACCTTTGGGAGTGATTTGCTGCTTGTGGGCGAGCGCCAgaaccaaagaagaagaagaaaactttAGCAAATGTTAGACTCAATCTCTGACAGCTGCTTGATTAGCGCACTAGTTACGACACTGGGCGGAAACAACTGGGTCGTGTGGTATGTGGAATGATTCGGAACCACTCAAGCAGGTCAAGCGAGTCATGGGTTAGCAAACGCCAGTTCGTACCTCATCCCATGACTGTTGCGCTTTTCGCAAAGATTTTTCACTGCTGTCACCAGTTAAAAAAGGATTTCCCACACTACTCTTAGACCTCTCCAGGTTCCGCACACTTTCTTGAGTGCACTGTCACGGCGCTGGGGTCGCATAATCTGGCCCTATTTATGCCACGCCATGATGTGGCGTGACGCGTCGTCAAAGTGACTGTGAGCAAGAGTGCCAACTGTTCCCGGACAAAACGGAAAGCATTCGGTGTACAAAATGTCAACCCAGCAGCGCTAAAAGCATCCGCACACGAGATCTGTCAAAATAAACGTATTTGAaatcccccccacccccactcAACCCAGGCAGGAGCGCGCAAATTGTAGCACTTCTTCAGCAAAATTGAAAATCTTCTTCAGGAAAAGAAGCGAGCAAAATTGCTACGCCACGTCAGCAACATCAAAAACAAATCGTCTTTTTCCCCACGGGCAGCTACGATATACAAacttcctcacacacacacacacacaagccgtAACAAAAAAGCCCGCAAGAGATCTCGCATTCCCGGAATGGCAGAGCAGAGGCGGcagcaaataattaaattgagAGCTTCATTCGCTGGAAAGCATCAATCTTCCGTTGCACGAGCGCACGGGATAGGAGGCaggcacacaagcacacaaggATATCATCATGTCATGTGCTCCGGTTTGTCGACATTCTGACAACCCTTATACACACCTGTGAGCCACagccacatacacatacacatacaaagacccatcacacacacacacatctacacacTACAATTGTACCACGACCCGGTCGGTCTCGTCCGTCCAAGGATCCGAGCTATTGATTTTCCCGCTTTTGCCAATCTCCATCCAGTCCATTGTAAATTATTCGGTATCCTAATTCCATTATCATTTCGTGATTTCAATTTCCTGACACGAATGGCTGGCTCTGTGTGCGTTTGAGAAGGTGAGCAACGGCTTAACGGTGAAAGGGCGCCATGGTGCGTGGAAGGGAATGGAAATTCGAATCATCACACCCCAGATGGAACCCGGTGGGCTGGGGCTGGGCTGAGAATATAAACGATGCTTTCGTTTTTCACTGCACATCAGTCATTTGCAAGGCTGGCTGGAGGAGGGCTGCGGGAGACGAGCGAGGCGATGGCAATAGTACGCGCAGTCATGTGATGAGTGTATTGATTACTATCTTTGCTTCAGATGCTATTCGATCCGCTGCCGCAGCAAGGTAAGGCTGGTGGCGTTACCAATTGCACTCAGCTAAAGATATTGCCGGCGCCACTGCTCATCGCTTGCGCTACGGTGTAGTGTACCAGCTAGCGTGTTTCAGACGCTTCCATTCGCTTATTGATGAGTTAGGGCATGCTGCTATACTTTTAAAGGGAATTGAAATAACATATGATTATAACTTAAAGCGAGAGATCTTTTTTAACTTTATGTTTACCAACAGGTCCTTTTGATCGCTCAGGAATCCTGTAGGGATAATGATTTTGGGTTGCAAATTTGAACGCTTCTGGCTCTTGACGAACATACTCGTTTCGCTTTGATTTATCGAACGATACTAACTTTTTCTATGGATCGGTTACCAAGCACAGCAAAATTCAAGGGCACATTTATTCGTCGAAAGCCGTAATGAATATTTCAAAGAGCTATGGCCAttaattattagttttatcaTTAATCCCATTGGAAAATGGGTTTCAAATTGTATGATCTACAACAAGAATAGTCAAAGTACAAAATATAtacgaaaataaaatgaaaaatattagatAGAGTTTTCTATTATAAAACATAGCAGgaagataataaaaatatgttgaatTTATCTTTAATTCACAGCAAAACTCAAGTGATTTGCAAAACTAAAACATACAGTTTCAGGCCatatcaatttaattt encodes the following:
- the LOC1276837 gene encoding heparan sulfate glucosamine 3-O-sulfotransferase 5 encodes the protein MPTKRRGDQLRDCSVTLPLDILWLPKAAMRPFGPDSSHSDCVLVVGVSRPKLAALFLSVMLLSLFLTFHILYDSAVYSIQAATAISENKISILTNHIPNPPVINQPVVFPNRIHFPKTSRRLPQCLIIGVRKCGTRALLEMLYLHPRIQKAAGEVHFFDRDENYLRGLEWYRKKMPHSFRGQITIEKSPSYFVTPEVPERVRAMNASIKLLLIVREPVTRAISDYTQLRSHAATATLPQQQSLSSTSPLSRSFEELALLPNGTVNEAYRPLAISQYHVHVHRWLEVFPREQLLVVNGDQLIDDPVSQLRRIEDFLGIEPRIGSNNFYFNETKGFYCLRNETGDKCLRETKGRKHPRVDPVVISKLRKFFVEHNQKFYELVGEDLGWPEE